Below is a window of Planococcus rifietoensis DNA.
ATCGACGTCATCGTCTTTTCGGCTTTGCGAAAAATCTTTCCGAAAGACAGCCAGTTCTGGATTCGCAATAATGGCTCGACTTTGCTTAGTCAATTGATCGATACCTTGATCTTCACATCGATCGCTTTTTTCGGCGTCTTTCCGTTCGATGTCTGGATCCAGATCTTTATTTCAACGTATGTATTGAAATTCATCGTGTCGGTGCTGGATACGCCGTTCGGCTATATCGCGAAGAAAATTCGGCCGCTCGATGAACAGGAGGCTGTGCGATGATCGAATTGTTCGTGGACGCATCGACTGCTGGCGGTGTCAACGTCAGCGCAGTCGGCGTATTTTTAAGAGGCGAAGGGCATTCCATCAAATGGAGTGAATACGTCGGCGAAATGGATAATCACCAGGCCGAATTCACGGCGCTATTAAAAGGGCTGAAGCTCGCTCGTCCGCTCGCGACCGGCATGGTGTCCATCAAATCGGACTCAAAACTCGTCGTTGACGCCTTCGAAAAACGCTTTGTGAAAAATCCGGTCTACAAAAAATTGCTGGACGAGTCCTTGTCGATTGCGGACGAATTCGATTATTGCTTCATCAAATGGATCCCCGATTCCCAGAACAAGGCGGCTCACACACTTGCTAACGACAAACTAAAAGAGCATAAATAAAGAAAGCAGCCGTTCAACTGAGCGTCTGCTTTTTACTTTGGGATGCCAGAAATCGCACGATTCTGATATGATGGAGTCATACTGATTTACTGGAGGCTATTTATGAGATCGAAACTAGGCACCGCACTCGATATTTTCATCATCCTGATCGGCCCATTCATTATCTATGCACGCATCGTGGACATCATGCAAAACGGTGTATCACTCTATCCGTTATTGTCGGTAATCATTGTCGGGCTTGCACTCGCTTTCGCCGTCTTCAATTTGGTCCAGCTGTTGAAAGAAAGACAAAACAGCACACCGCGCAAAAAATAGCAGAAATGAGGATATCCCTTGAAAACGCTTTTATTGTATCTTGTTCCATTAATCGTTTATGCACTGATGAATAATCTGGTCAACGACAGCTTTACTTGGCCCCAATACTTGATTCTGTTGTTCGCTTTCCTGGCGTTCCAGCTCGGCCGGCTGCGCTATCCGAAAAACGAAGTGCCGCCTGCTGCAAAAGTAACACAGGCCGTCTTTTACGTTTTGACGGTCGCCATCATTTTCCGCGATAAGTATTTGGACGCTGGGCTGATCAATTTAATGATTGTCCTCGTAGCAGTGTTTGTCATCGTCGAATGGATTATCGCCAAACCACAGCAAAAAACGAATGCATAACTGCAAAAACGCAATAAACGCGAAGCCTAGACTACGGGCTTCGCGTTTATTTATGCAGTCCCTTTAAATTACATACCACAGGATGAACAGCACGACCGCGATACTGATCCATGTGATGATGCGGACCAAATTGCGTTTTTTACGCAGTTCTTCTTGTTCTTTCACGTCTTTTAGCAGTGGCATTTCTCGCCCTCCTTGCTGTATTTCATTTCCCAACGCTTCCTGCTTCGATTATGATGAATAAAAAGGAGGTTTTCAAGTTGAAAAAATGGCTTTTTCCCGGGGTTCTGGCAATAGCACTTGCCGGATGCAGCAATGGGCCGGCGAATCCCGATGAAGCGACCGCACCTGCAGATGCAATCGCGACAGACCTTGAAGCCCCTTGGTCAATCAACAAGCAAGGAGACGCTTTCTATATATCAGAACGTCCAGGCACAGTCGCTTACATTGATGCTGAAGGAAAGTTGGAACGCCAAGACGTCAATTTCTCTTCGCCCTTGTCCTCGGCTTCTGAAGCCGGATTTCTCGGATTTGTGCTGAAGCCTGATTTCGATGACTCACAGGAAGCTTACGGCTATTATGTCTATGAAGATAATGGAAATACTTATAATAAAATTGCGGAATTCCGGTTGGACGGCGGCAGCTGGTCGGAAACGGCCGTTCTCTTGTCAGGCATTCCAACAGGCAATGTCCATCACGGTGGCCGGTTAGAATTCAGTGAAGACGGCACGCTGTATGCGACCATCGGAGACGCATCCGAACCTGATCTTGCGCAGGATCCCGCTTCAGTCAACGGGAAGATTCTCCGCCTCAACGAATTCAATGAATTTGAAATCTATTCGCTCGGCCACCGCAATCCACAAGGCTTGGCGTGGGACGGGGAGACAATGTATGCAGCAGAACATGGCCAATCCGCAAACGATGAGATTAATATCATCGAACAGGACGCCAATTATGGCTGGCCCGATATCGAAGGAGAAGAAACAGCAGATGGCTTAGAAGCACCTCTAGCAACTAGCGGCGATGATGATACATGGGCGCCAAGCGGGATCGATTTCCACGACGGTGCGCTGTATATCGCAGCACT
It encodes the following:
- a CDS encoding ribonuclease HI family protein; protein product: MIELFVDASTAGGVNVSAVGVFLRGEGHSIKWSEYVGEMDNHQAEFTALLKGLKLARPLATGMVSIKSDSKLVVDAFEKRFVKNPVYKKLLDESLSIADEFDYCFIKWIPDSQNKAAHTLANDKLKEHK
- a CDS encoding PQQ-dependent sugar dehydrogenase, encoding MKKWLFPGVLAIALAGCSNGPANPDEATAPADAIATDLEAPWSINKQGDAFYISERPGTVAYIDAEGKLERQDVNFSSPLSSASEAGFLGFVLKPDFDDSQEAYGYYVYEDNGNTYNKIAEFRLDGGSWSETAVLLSGIPTGNVHHGGRLEFSEDGTLYATIGDASEPDLAQDPASVNGKILRLNEFNEFEIYSLGHRNPQGLAWDGETMYAAEHGQSANDEINIIEQDANYGWPDIEGEETADGLEAPLATSGDDDTWAPSGIDFHDGALYIAALRGTAIKVMDPESAEITDSIEGYGRIRDVHSDGDDLYFITNNTDGRGTPTEGDDKLYILNEQ